In Variovorax paradoxus, a single genomic region encodes these proteins:
- a CDS encoding LysR family transcriptional regulator, whose product MDRLQSIETFVRVAQTQSFAEAARQLRVANSVVTTRVKQLEEFLGAPLFHRSTRVVRLSDMGQAFLRDCTELVGRANDIVDQMRDARGTPSGTLRVHALTGMVLGRFASLLREFQTTYPDIHLELIVSDAVADPVKAGVDCALQIFPAASQELVSRPLFPVRRVLCATPAYLEAHGTPATPRELHRHKLGLYSGYPTRDRWTFHHQGEQTTIYLAAALLTNSVHLLREYALEHAGIVCLPTLVAGDAIARGDLQVVLAEHQLSSFSLSAVYAGTSRNALKLRLFIEHIATRFTRVPPWDATLIERGLIPAELIEFSRSSG is encoded by the coding sequence GTGGACCGCCTCCAAAGCATTGAAACTTTCGTTCGTGTCGCGCAGACCCAGAGCTTCGCGGAAGCGGCTCGGCAGCTGCGGGTGGCCAATTCGGTCGTGACCACGCGGGTCAAGCAACTGGAAGAATTCCTGGGCGCGCCGCTGTTCCACCGCAGCACGCGCGTGGTGCGGCTCAGCGACATGGGCCAGGCCTTCCTGCGCGACTGCACCGAGCTGGTAGGCCGCGCCAACGACATCGTCGACCAGATGCGCGACGCACGCGGCACGCCCTCCGGCACGCTGCGCGTGCATGCGCTGACGGGCATGGTGCTGGGCCGCTTCGCTTCGCTGCTGCGCGAGTTCCAGACCACTTACCCCGACATTCACCTGGAGCTGATCGTGAGCGACGCGGTGGCCGATCCGGTCAAGGCCGGTGTCGACTGCGCGTTGCAGATTTTTCCGGCGGCCTCGCAGGAACTGGTGTCTCGCCCGCTGTTCCCGGTGCGGCGCGTGCTCTGCGCCACGCCGGCCTACCTGGAAGCCCATGGCACGCCCGCCACGCCGCGCGAGCTGCACCGCCACAAGCTCGGCCTGTATTCGGGCTATCCCACGCGCGACCGCTGGACCTTTCATCACCAGGGCGAGCAGACCACCATCTACCTCGCCGCCGCGCTGCTGACCAACAGCGTGCACCTGCTGCGCGAATACGCGCTGGAACATGCCGGCATCGTCTGCCTGCCCACGCTGGTGGCGGGCGACGCCATCGCGCGCGGCGACCTGCAGGTGGTGCTGGCCGAACACCAGCTGTCGTCGTTCTCGCTGAGCGCGGTGTACGCGGGCACCTCGCGCAATGCGCTGAAGCTGCGCCTGTTCATCGAGCACATCGCCACGCGTTTCACCCGCGTGCCGCCCTGGGACGCCACGCTGATCGAGCGCGGCCTCATTCCCGCAGAACTCATCGAGTTCAGCCGCTCCAGCGGATAG
- a CDS encoding hydroxyquinol 1,2-dioxygenase — protein MNAPAELAKVIASQPDATLGYKNFSLGSFSFRRDEYFVHIGWKTRDGRPMSHTMDAGSYLRALMRDVAWGFFYGWVNFDDVFGTVNHYESVDLYAGSFNGTMKDAGIDLLENFPTAQIRATFEAMLDDWTNESFDPFAAPQETGSPYGRKNGNNTAKITRARELAKRCVGLKGDLDLRSDERGAPVNRAFADVPQGQPELHPEPGFENDVHAFNLFGFLSRSQVTWNPSFTSVVKHSYMCPTTEEHILPIIHGNDRVEWFFQMTDEIHWDCGDKNTGKPMARVIMKAGDMAAMPAYCRHQGFSPKRSMLLVWENGSPSLVYEIQNGESPEIPVQF, from the coding sequence ATGAACGCACCCGCAGAACTCGCCAAGGTGATCGCGTCGCAGCCCGACGCCACGCTCGGCTACAAGAATTTCTCGCTCGGCAGCTTCAGCTTCCGCCGCGACGAATACTTCGTGCACATCGGCTGGAAGACCCGCGACGGCCGCCCCATGAGCCACACCATGGACGCTGGCAGCTACCTGCGCGCGTTGATGCGCGACGTGGCCTGGGGCTTCTTCTACGGCTGGGTCAACTTCGACGACGTGTTCGGCACGGTGAACCACTACGAGTCGGTCGACCTGTACGCCGGCAGCTTCAACGGCACCATGAAGGACGCGGGCATCGACCTGCTCGAGAACTTCCCGACCGCCCAGATCCGCGCCACCTTCGAGGCCATGCTCGACGACTGGACCAACGAGAGCTTCGACCCCTTCGCCGCGCCGCAGGAAACCGGCTCGCCCTACGGCCGCAAGAATGGCAACAACACCGCCAAGATCACCAGGGCACGTGAACTCGCAAAACGCTGCGTGGGCCTGAAGGGCGACCTCGACCTGCGCAGCGACGAGCGCGGCGCGCCCGTCAATCGCGCCTTCGCCGACGTGCCGCAGGGCCAGCCCGAGCTGCACCCCGAGCCCGGCTTCGAGAACGATGTGCACGCCTTCAATCTCTTCGGCTTCCTGAGCCGTTCGCAGGTCACGTGGAACCCGAGCTTCACCTCGGTGGTGAAGCACAGCTACATGTGCCCGACGACCGAGGAGCACATCCTGCCGATCATCCACGGCAACGACCGGGTGGAGTGGTTCTTCCAGATGACCGACGAGATCCACTGGGACTGCGGCGACAAGAACACCGGCAAGCCGATGGCCCGCGTGATCATGAAGGCCGGCGACATGGCCGCCATGCCCGCCTACTGCCGCCACCAGGGCTTCAGCCCCAAGCGCTCGATGCTGCTGGTGTGGGAGAACGGCTCGCCGAGCCTGGTGTATGAGATCCAGAACGGCGAGTCGCCGGAGATTCCGGTGCAGTTCTGA
- a CDS encoding ABC transporter ATP-binding protein, translated as MALLALHAVSKSYGALKVTDDITLAVAEGETLGILGPNGAGKTTLFNLISGDVRVDAGRVEYAGRDVTRLKPHQRCHAGIGRSYQVPQPFGNMSVFENLVTAACFGGQQTEREAWQTAHEVLSQTGLMAHANKPAGGLTLLDRKRLELARALATRPRLLLLDEIAGGLTEPEAAVLVAELKRIKARGVTMIWIEHVVHALLSLADRLFVINFGQRLAEGEPRVVMNDAEVRRVYMGMEA; from the coding sequence ATGGCTCTGCTGGCATTGCATGCGGTGAGCAAGTCGTACGGCGCGCTCAAGGTCACCGACGACATCACGCTCGCGGTGGCCGAGGGCGAGACGCTGGGCATCCTCGGGCCCAACGGCGCTGGCAAGACCACGCTGTTCAACCTGATCTCGGGCGACGTGCGCGTCGACGCGGGGCGCGTCGAATACGCGGGCCGCGACGTGACGCGGCTCAAGCCGCACCAGCGCTGCCATGCGGGCATCGGCCGCAGCTACCAGGTGCCGCAGCCCTTCGGCAACATGAGCGTGTTCGAGAACCTCGTGACCGCCGCCTGCTTCGGCGGGCAGCAGACCGAGCGCGAAGCCTGGCAGACGGCGCACGAGGTGCTGTCGCAGACGGGGCTGATGGCGCATGCGAACAAGCCGGCGGGCGGGCTGACGCTGCTCGATCGCAAGCGCTTGGAGCTGGCGCGTGCGCTGGCGACGCGGCCGCGCCTGCTGCTGCTCGACGAGATCGCGGGCGGGTTGACGGAGCCGGAGGCGGCCGTGCTTGTCGCGGAGCTCAAGCGGATCAAGGCGCGAGGCGTGACGATGATCTGGATCGAGCACGTGGTGCATGCACTGCTGTCGCTGGCGGACCGGTTGTTCGTCATCAACTTCGGGCAGAGGCTTGCGGAGGGAGAGCCGCGGGTGGTGATGAATGATGCGGAGGTGCGGCGGGTTTACATGGGGATGGAGGCATGA
- a CDS encoding aldehyde dehydrogenase family protein, protein MRHQLFIDGRFVDAESGETLATLNPHDNTPIAQVALAGKADVDKAVAAAKRAFPQWSRMAAADRGRILLKLADLIEANAEELARLESLDTGHPIRDSRRLDVPRTAACFRYFGGMADKFQGETIPVEEGFLNYTLREPVGIVGQVVPWNFPLMFTSWKMAPALAAGNCIVMKPAEITPLSSLRIAELMAEAGLPPGVVNMLPGLGSVAGQYIAEHPEIAKIAFTGSTATGRRIVQASAGNLKKVQLELGGKGPNIVFEDANLQAAVNGSAWAIFHNQGQACIAGSRLMLHEKIADAFLEQFIPLARSIRLGNPLDENTEMGPLTSAQHRERVLGYVEVAQSEGGELLAGGQSPGGDLARGCYVEPTVMRAKSYKDRVAQEEVFGPFVTVLTFKNDEEAMQIANGTDYGLGSGLWTRDLQRAHKVARDLHAGMVWINSYKRVNPGSPFGGVGQSGYGREMGFDAMREYTQVKSVWVNVDAQIPPHFAR, encoded by the coding sequence ATCCGCCACCAGCTCTTCATCGACGGCCGCTTCGTCGACGCCGAGTCCGGCGAGACCCTCGCCACGCTCAACCCGCACGACAACACGCCCATCGCCCAGGTCGCATTGGCCGGCAAGGCCGACGTCGACAAGGCCGTGGCCGCCGCAAAGCGCGCCTTCCCCCAATGGAGCCGCATGGCCGCCGCCGACCGCGGCCGCATCCTGCTGAAACTCGCCGACCTCATCGAGGCCAATGCCGAAGAGCTCGCACGCCTCGAATCGCTCGACACCGGCCACCCCATCCGCGACTCGCGCCGGCTCGACGTGCCGCGCACCGCCGCGTGCTTCCGCTACTTCGGCGGCATGGCCGACAAGTTCCAGGGCGAGACCATCCCGGTCGAAGAGGGCTTTCTCAACTACACGCTGCGCGAGCCCGTGGGCATCGTCGGCCAGGTGGTGCCGTGGAACTTTCCGCTGATGTTCACCAGCTGGAAGATGGCGCCCGCGCTCGCGGCCGGCAACTGCATCGTGATGAAGCCGGCGGAGATCACGCCGCTGAGCTCGCTGCGCATTGCCGAGCTGATGGCCGAGGCCGGCCTGCCGCCGGGCGTGGTCAACATGCTGCCGGGGCTGGGCAGCGTGGCGGGCCAGTACATCGCCGAGCATCCGGAGATCGCCAAGATCGCCTTCACCGGCAGCACCGCCACGGGTCGGCGCATCGTGCAGGCCAGCGCGGGCAACCTGAAGAAGGTGCAGCTCGAACTCGGCGGCAAGGGGCCGAACATCGTCTTCGAAGACGCGAACCTGCAGGCGGCCGTCAACGGCAGCGCATGGGCGATCTTTCACAACCAGGGGCAGGCCTGCATCGCGGGTTCGCGGCTGATGCTGCACGAGAAGATCGCCGACGCGTTCCTCGAACAGTTCATCCCGCTGGCCAGGTCGATCCGTCTCGGCAACCCGCTCGACGAGAACACCGAGATGGGCCCGCTCACCAGTGCGCAGCATCGCGAGCGCGTGCTGGGCTATGTCGAGGTGGCACAGAGCGAAGGCGGCGAACTGCTAGCGGGCGGGCAGTCGCCCGGCGGCGATCTTGCCAGGGGCTGCTACGTCGAGCCCACCGTGATGCGCGCGAAGTCGTACAAGGACCGCGTCGCGCAGGAAGAGGTCTTCGGCCCCTTCGTCACCGTGCTCACATTCAAGAACGACGAAGAGGCGATGCAGATCGCCAACGGCACCGACTACGGCCTGGGCAGCGGCCTGTGGACCCGCGACCTGCAGCGCGCCCACAAGGTGGCGCGCGACCTGCACGCCGGCATGGTCTGGATCAACAGCTACAAGCGCGTGAACCCCGGCTCGCCCTTCGGCGGCGTCGGCCAGAGCGGCTACGGCCGCGAGATGGGGTTCGATGCGATGCGCGAATACACGCAGGTGAAGAGCGTGTGGGTGAACGTCGACGCGCAGATACCGCCGCACTTCGCGCGCTGA
- a CDS encoding hydroxyquinol 1,2-dioxygenase, whose protein sequence is MTATTSAAYQTRFGSLKHFEKGHVEPIDDDVRHYAFSNCFEIASNSKPYEKVVFGQNQIYVLETLRAEGTSPWYTCAHDEFALVMDGDIEVHLVQLDAAQTVPDKDKNGAVLVKGEPKGKKMGWMKLSRGHQGLLPKNTAYQFRSAGEPGVIVLQSCKGDLSVEKWADICQAH, encoded by the coding sequence ATGACAGCCACCACTTCGGCCGCCTACCAGACCCGCTTCGGATCGCTCAAGCACTTCGAGAAGGGTCACGTCGAACCGATCGACGACGACGTGCGCCACTACGCGTTTTCCAACTGCTTCGAGATCGCGAGCAACAGCAAGCCGTACGAGAAAGTCGTGTTCGGCCAGAACCAGATCTACGTGCTGGAGACGCTGCGCGCCGAAGGCACCTCGCCCTGGTACACCTGCGCGCATGACGAGTTCGCGCTGGTGATGGACGGCGACATCGAAGTGCACCTCGTGCAGCTCGATGCCGCGCAGACGGTGCCGGACAAGGACAAGAACGGCGCCGTGCTCGTCAAGGGCGAGCCCAAGGGAAAGAAGATGGGCTGGATGAAGCTCTCGCGCGGCCACCAGGGCCTGCTGCCGAAGAACACCGCCTACCAGTTCCGCAGCGCCGGCGAGCCGGGCGTGATCGTCCTTCAAAGCTGCAAGGGCGACCTCTCTGTAGAGAAGTGGGCCGACATCTGCCAAGCACATTGA
- a CDS encoding ABC transporter substrate-binding protein: MAFNRRQFTQATAALVASGAAPLVFAADTLKIGYVSPQTGPLAPFGEADKWVIDQMKAAFKDGIAVGGRKYAVQIVLKDSQSNPNRAGEVANDLILKDKVALVLTAGTPETANPVSDACELNEVPCVSSVVPWQPWFFGRKGDPAKGFNWTYHMFWGLEDVIANFTNGWKTLATNKKVGGLFPNDGDGNAWGDKELGFPKPLAQMGFTLTDPGRFQNGTQDFSAQIAAFKSAGCEIVTGVVIPPDAKTFLTQARQQGFRPKVITLGKALLFPGAIEALGDLGDGLSTEVWWSPSHPFTSSLTQQSAKALADAYEAGTKKQWTQPIGFAHALFEVAANALGRAKSLKASDVRDAVASTSINSVVGPVKWGGQGPFKNVSKTPLVLGQWGKGQKYKVELTIVNNEAATNIPIGGKLRLL, from the coding sequence ATGGCATTCAATCGCAGACAGTTCACGCAGGCCACGGCCGCGCTGGTGGCTTCGGGCGCGGCACCGCTGGTGTTCGCGGCCGACACGCTGAAGATCGGCTACGTGTCGCCGCAGACCGGCCCGCTCGCGCCCTTCGGCGAGGCCGACAAATGGGTCATCGACCAGATGAAGGCCGCCTTCAAGGACGGCATCGCGGTCGGCGGCAGGAAGTACGCGGTGCAGATCGTGCTCAAGGACAGCCAGTCGAACCCCAACCGCGCGGGCGAGGTGGCGAACGACTTGATCCTGAAGGACAAGGTCGCGCTGGTGCTCACGGCGGGAACGCCCGAGACCGCGAACCCGGTGAGCGACGCCTGCGAACTCAACGAGGTGCCCTGCGTCTCCAGCGTGGTGCCGTGGCAGCCGTGGTTCTTCGGCCGCAAGGGCGACCCTGCCAAGGGCTTCAACTGGACGTACCACATGTTCTGGGGGCTGGAAGACGTCATTGCCAACTTCACCAACGGCTGGAAGACGCTGGCCACCAACAAGAAGGTGGGCGGCCTGTTCCCGAACGACGGCGACGGCAACGCCTGGGGCGACAAGGAACTTGGCTTTCCGAAGCCGCTCGCGCAGATGGGCTTCACGCTCACCGACCCCGGCCGCTTCCAGAACGGCACGCAGGACTTCAGCGCGCAGATCGCCGCGTTCAAGAGCGCGGGCTGCGAGATCGTCACCGGCGTGGTGATTCCGCCCGACGCCAAGACTTTCCTCACGCAGGCGCGGCAGCAGGGCTTCAGGCCCAAGGTCATCACGTTGGGCAAGGCGCTGCTGTTCCCCGGCGCCATCGAGGCGCTGGGCGACCTGGGCGACGGCCTGTCGACCGAGGTGTGGTGGAGCCCTTCGCATCCGTTCACGTCGAGCCTCACGCAGCAAAGCGCCAAGGCGCTGGCCGATGCCTACGAGGCCGGCACGAAGAAGCAGTGGACCCAGCCCATCGGCTTCGCGCATGCGCTGTTCGAGGTGGCGGCGAATGCATTGGGGCGCGCGAAGTCGCTGAAGGCTTCGGACGTGCGCGACGCGGTGGCCTCGACCTCGATCAACTCCGTGGTCGGGCCGGTGAAGTGGGGTGGCCAGGGGCCGTTCAAGAACGTCAGCAAGACGCCGCTGGTGCTCGGCCAATGGGGCAAGGGCCAGAAGTACAAGGTGGAGCTGACCATCGTCAACAACGAGGCGGCGACCAACATTCCCATCGGCGGCAAGCTGCGGCTGCTCTGA
- a CDS encoding nuclear transport factor 2 family protein, with protein sequence MPKSPRPRARFSFSPTVRALFLAAATCGVALPALSAVEHEEVDKLMQAGKLDEAMTKADAFLKDKPRDPQMRFLKGVIQLDTGKRAEAIAAFTQLTQDAPELPEPFNNLAVIYASQNQFDKARAALESAIRTNPSYATAQENLGDVYARLASQAYSKALQLDQNNTAVQPKLAVIRTLFTPTPAGGKSSTLVASAAPVPAPTPAPAPAPAVKAAAPAPAPAPAAPPPAKVAAAPAPVAAAPKAPEAAPAPAPAPAPAASTASNAEVESAVRAWASAWASQDMDRYLAAYGSDFTPGGGQSRKNWEQDRRARIVGKSSISVNIENLVIKVDGDNATAKFRQIYRADNLNVSSRKTLDMQRSGNQWHIRKESVGG encoded by the coding sequence ATGCCCAAGAGCCCCCGGCCACGCGCCCGTTTCAGCTTCTCCCCCACCGTGCGCGCCCTCTTCCTGGCCGCTGCGACCTGTGGCGTGGCGCTACCCGCGCTGTCCGCCGTCGAGCATGAGGAAGTCGACAAGCTCATGCAGGCCGGCAAGCTCGACGAGGCCATGACCAAGGCCGACGCCTTCCTCAAGGACAAGCCACGCGATCCGCAGATGCGCTTCCTCAAGGGCGTGATCCAGCTCGACACCGGCAAGCGCGCCGAGGCCATCGCCGCCTTCACGCAGCTCACGCAGGACGCCCCCGAGCTGCCCGAGCCGTTCAACAACCTGGCCGTGATCTACGCAAGCCAGAACCAGTTCGACAAGGCGCGCGCCGCGCTCGAGAGCGCGATCCGCACCAACCCCAGCTACGCCACCGCCCAGGAAAACCTCGGCGACGTGTATGCACGGCTCGCGAGCCAGGCCTACAGCAAGGCACTGCAGCTCGACCAGAACAACACGGCCGTGCAGCCCAAGCTGGCGGTGATCCGCACGCTCTTCACGCCCACGCCGGCCGGCGGCAAGTCCAGCACGCTGGTGGCATCGGCCGCGCCCGTGCCTGCGCCGACTCCGGCCCCGGCTCCCGCTCCGGCGGTCAAGGCCGCCGCACCGGCTCCGGCACCGGCCCCCGCCGCGCCGCCGCCCGCCAAGGTCGCGGCCGCGCCCGCACCGGTGGCTGCAGCGCCCAAGGCGCCCGAAGCAGCGCCTGCCCCGGCACCCGCGCCCGCACCGGCCGCAAGCACGGCCTCCAACGCCGAGGTCGAATCGGCCGTGCGCGCCTGGGCTTCGGCATGGGCCAGCCAGGACATGGACCGCTACCTCGCGGCCTACGGCAGCGACTTCACGCCCGGCGGCGGCCAGAGCCGCAAGAACTGGGAACAGGACCGCCGCGCCCGCATCGTCGGCAAATCCAGCATCAGCGTGAACATCGAAAACCTGGTGATCAAGGTCGACGGCGACAACGCCACGGCCAAGTTCCGCCAGATCTACCGCGCCGACAACCTCAACGTCTCCAGCCGCAAGACGCTGGACATGCAGCGCTCCGGCAATCAGTGGCACATTCGCAAGGAAAGCGTCGGCGGCTAG